The sequence ggcatggccaggcctcacaccaatGAAAGCATTCAGAACTTCAAAAAAGCcccagtttgactttgctggaaaaaaactcagggtgtgtgtgcagggagaaaagctgcagcgAAGATGGAGAAATATCGATTCTGTATCAGTagcagcctttctccatgcaaaatgaaataaagttggggaagcaatttggagactaaatcagggtattttgaccatgggtgcagaagtctggagagaaagtgatgcagtatggggccagaaccaaagcAAAAGCCCTTTGCAGAAAAGACCTTGAACTTGAGACAGTGTTTCCAGTTCTGAGATAGGGAAGAGGGTTTAGGATTAAGGGAGAAAGAAGGGATTAGGATTAAGGGAGAAAAATTCCACTGGGTATGGCCAGGTCTTGGGTGAATCATAAATAGTTCTTTGGATCCTGGTGTTTGTAgacttaaaaaataaatacaatgtcaATTCTCATTGGCTTATGATACAGAACAGGCACAATTTACAGAAATTTAAGCCATGCTTACATTCAATTTAAAGTACCAGGACACAAAGCAAAGTGTGAAGCACTTAAATCTAATGGAAATCCATAGAATTAACTGCAAGCTTAATTTGTTGCCATTTCCATAAGACCTGCTCATTCAGTATACTGTGGATTGTGCAGAACATCCATATATAAACCCTCATGTACAGAGACATGTACAGGATAGACCTGAAATTCAAGTAAACTCCATAGCCCCAACAAAGATTATAAATCTGCTCTCCTGAAAATAACATTTGTCATCAGGTCTAAACACTACAAAAGTTGAAAACAAATAAACTCACCCCTttaaaccccaccccccagtatTTAATTTAAAGTGCACCAATACAGTAGAATCTATTTTAATGTTACTAAAACTTTTGAAAATGATGCTAAAATTAAACAGAGTTTTTGGCTCTACTACATTGGCATAAAGCAGTCATGTTTATAAAAAACAAATGTTCAACTAAATGTGCCATAAAATAGCAGCATTAAAAATGTCTACAATTAAATGGATCTGCAGTCTTTAGCATAAACCTGACAAATATTCAAAATGGGTTTTTCCTGCCCCAGCATAAAACCCTGGAGGTAGTGGCCACAATCTAAAGAAAACTCCCATGTGTACACACAGAGGAAAATTATATAGGGTTGGAGCCAGATTAAATTTTCCGCTAAGGGAAGGCATTTCCATCAGAGAACAGAATTTCCTTGCCTCCcccccagggccggcgccagaggtttcagcgcctgcggcggcgggcgcgcacgcgccccacgggaggcgtgatgacgtcatcgcagacgtcatcacgcaccacgggggggctgggctgcgcgcggaccgccgagcacagaagctgcgggctgctgctggagcagcgcgtggaggctgatccgtgcgctgccccagcagcagctcacagcttctgcgttcggctggggcggaggagcgcgcagctgagctggcgtggctggctgcagcagtagctgtagccagccaggcagccccgtgccgccgccgccacatgccccagccgagtgcagaagctgcgggctgctgctgtagcggcgcgcggaggctgctccgtgcgccgccccagcagcagctcacggcttctgcgcccggctggggcggaggagcgcgcagctgagctggcgtggctggctacagctgctgctgcagccagccagccagctccgtgctgctgccgccgcgcgccccaactgggcgcagaagccgcgagccgctgctcgagcggcgcacagaggctgcgcccggctgaggtgtgtggcggcggcggcggcagcggcagcaaggggctggctggctggctggctgcagcagtagctacaggcagccctgtcatgccagcttcgctgcgcgcgcctctgcccccaacaccccctccagcgcccctccagtgcccgcgcgcccgaggccaccgcctacctggcctccatgggcgcgccggccctgctccccccactcctgctgcagcccactgattccCCTGAAATTAGAGGTCTGTGGAAGGACAATGGAATTGGCGGAAATGACACCTCCCCTTTGGTTAGTAGTTCATTCAAGAATTTCACAGTAGCAGGGAGAACAGAAAAAGAGGGAAGCTGTTTTTAAAACTAAACTGTAACCTTCCTcttcaacagcagcagctgctacAACAAACTCTTCAAAAGAAAGTTCTGGCTAAGTACATGATTCCTCCTCAGGCACATGTATTTTCTTTGACTTGTGGCCAATAACTTTGTTTAGTCTTACTACGGCAGCAACTATTATCACTTCCTTGAAATTGCACGATACTGGAATAACATACCAAAGTTATAAACATGGCAGTTGAAGACGccatctttaaaaaacaaatcaacaACAAAATAAGCATACATTAGAAAACAACAGTGTCTGTTTGCTGGAAGTTCTATACTACAGACCGGTGCTCCCCACACACATAAATGGCACTTGGCCGTATGCGTCTTCTGGTGTGGCCAGGTAGCTGTGGCAAAAATTTAAAGTACTTGGGCATCAAATCCATGCATGCATCATGGAACTTCTTAATCCTCCAGTAGTAAATCAGTGGGTTTAGGGCAGATTTGAGGTAGCAGAGCCAAAGGAGCCAAGTGCTTATCTCAAAAAAGTTGTGCTTGTGATAAAAGTGGCTGTTGAATGTGGCAATAAGGCTGTAGGTGGTGAAGGGTGCCCAGCAGATTATGAAGACAACAAACAAAATCAATATGGTAGTGAAGGCACGAGTTTTAAAGCTCATATCAATGTTCATCTGAAAGGGTCTCTGGAGGCTCATGAGGCCAAGTTTGCTGGCTTGACTGAGGCATATGCTATCCGGGTGGCTATGGATACGGACTGCATTGTGCCGTAGAGTGTTGAGGATGCCCATAAAAGAATACAACATCACCAGGAATGGAATGAAGAAGGAAATCAGTACTACAAATATCACATAGGCACGATAGCCGGGGTTTGTGGTGTAGCCAAAAACACACTGGGGAGCCTTAGAAGGTATCTGAAGGCTGGGGTTTCCCACGGACAGTGGGAAAGCCACTACAAAGGCTGCAGCCCATGAGACAGCAATGAGGAACTTTGCTCGGTATGGATTCAGCTTATCCTGCCTCTGAACTATTATAAGAAACCTGTCGATGCTAATAATGAGCAGAATGGCTACTCCTTCTATCACAAACAGCCAGAAAAACATGGCAGAGACTCTGCAGAAAACATCCCCAAAAACCCACTGAGTGGTGATGATGGTTATCAGAGCAAAAGGCATGTTCAGCACAGCAAGCAGCATGTCTGCAAAAGCTAAGCTTGCCAGGAGAATGTTAATAGCAGATCGCATTGCAGTCTTCTGATAGACCATGAGGCAGACAACAAAGTTACCAAGGAAGGAAAGCAAGAGTATAAATATCATGGCAGCAGAAAGAATGATCT is a genomic window of Eublepharis macularius isolate TG4126 chromosome 1, MPM_Emac_v1.0, whole genome shotgun sequence containing:
- the GPR63 gene encoding probable G-protein coupled receptor 63, translating into MVFSAMLRSAHSGTLNATFIVFENAYANITTPFFLVRSGTTQPLKYLLGAMVTTEVTTLTVNSAPAPTVQPPDFKSLSLPLQIILSAAMIFILLLSFLGNFVVCLMVYQKTAMRSAINILLASLAFADMLLAVLNMPFALITIITTQWVFGDVFCRVSAMFFWLFVIEGVAILLIISIDRFLIIVQRQDKLNPYRAKFLIAVSWAAAFVVAFPLSVGNPSLQIPSKAPQCVFGYTTNPGYRAYVIFVVLISFFIPFLVMLYSFMGILNTLRHNAVRIHSHPDSICLSQASKLGLMSLQRPFQMNIDMSFKTRAFTTILILFVVFIICWAPFTTYSLIATFNSHFYHKHNFFEISTWLLWLCYLKSALNPLIYYWRIKKFHDACMDLMPKYFKFLPQLPGHTRRRIRPSAIYVCGEHRSVV